CACACCGTTGCCGACAGACGTCGAGCGTTCACGGTGGGGGCTGCACAGCATCCGGGATGTCTTTACGAACCCCAAGTATGGGCCGGTCATCGTGACGGGACTGCTGCTCATTGGCATGTTCGTCTATGGAATGTCGCAGTACCGCGGATTCAACAACCCGCAGATCGTCGTCAATCTTCTCATCGACAACGCCCACCTTGTCGTGCTCGCTGTCGGCATGACATTTGTGATTCTGACGGCGGGCATCGATCTGTCGGTGGGGGCCGTTCTCGCTCTCGCGACGATGATGGCGGCGTCACTTGCGCAGTCTGGACTTCCCGCAGGGGTGATTATTCCGATCATCCTTGTGGCGACAACGGGGCTCGGGTTCCTCGTCGGAGTGATGGTGCACTATTTCGACATTCAGCCGTTCATCGCGACGCTCGCAGCGATGTTTCTCGCACGCGGGCTCTGCTACGTGATCAGCGCCAAGTCGATCTCGATCGATGCACCGTTCTTCACCGTGCTCGGGCAAACGCGACTGAAGTTTCTGGGATTGAGCGTGACGCCCAGCGTGATCATCGCGATTGTCGTTGTCATCATCGCTGTCGTCGTTCTGCGTTACACGCGATTCGGACGCACGGTGTACGCGATCGGCGGCTCGGAGCAGTCGGCCCAGTTAATGGGATTGCCTGTCGCACGCACCAAAGTGATCGTGTACGCGATCTCCGGCTTCTGCTCGGGCCTCGCCGGTGTGCTTTACACCTTCTACACGCTCTCCGGGTACGCGCTCACCGCTGTCGGAACAGAGCTCGACGCCATCGCCGCCGTCGTGATCGGCGGCACCCTGCTGACGGGAGGATACGGTTCGGTTCTCGGTTCTGTGCTCGGAGTGCTGGTGCTGGGGACCATCCAGACGCTCATCACCTTCGATGGGAATCTCACATCGTGGTGGACGAAGATCTTCATCGGCGCACTGCTGCTCATCTTCATCGTGCTGCAGAAGATCCTCACATTGCGTCGTGCCTGACGTCGAGGCTCGATGTCAGCGCCGTGCCGCGTGCGGTAAATGCGCACGGACGGGGCGATATTCTGAAAGTGCTCTCTCGCTCCTGACCGGGCCGAGCGCACGCAGCAGCTTCATCGACGAGGGGACGAGAAACGGGTGGTGATCGCGGACGACGGCAAGACTCGAGCGGCGACCATCTTCGACGTCGCCCGGCTCGCTGGTGTGTCGCACCAGACGGTGTCGCGGGTGCTCAACGATTTGCCCAATGTTCGCGCGTCGACTCGGGAACGCGTCGAGAAGGCGATCGCCCAGCTGCGTTACACGCCATCGCAGGCGGCGCGCGCTCTCGTCACCCGACGTTCGCGCACCATCGGTCTCATTCAGACGGGGGGCCCAGACTATGGTCCGGCCACAACCCTTCTGCATTTCAATGAGGCGGCGCGAGAGGCACGCTATGCGGTGAGCATCGCCAGCATGCTCGAGGCGGATGCCGCTGCGCTGCGCTCTGCAGCGGAGCTGCTGCTGCGTCAGAATGTCGAGGCGATCGTGCTGATCGCGGCGACGGTGAAGGACATCGCCTCTCTCGCGCACGAGGAGCTTGGCGTTCCGCTCGTCGTCGTGGCTCCGCACGAAGAAGGAAACGCGGCGACCGTTGCCATCGATCACTACGCGGGAGCGCGTGCCGCCGTCGCGCACCTTGCTGAACTCGGTCATACAGAGATCAGGCATGTCGCCGGCCCGGAAGAATCGCTCGACGCGCGCGAGCGGATGCGTGGCTGGCGCGACGAACTCTCGGCGCGCGGCCTCGTGGCGACTGCGGTGCTCTCCGGTGATTGGTCGCCGAGCAGCGGTTACGAGCACGGCCGAACGCTGGGGGCATCCACGGCGACCGCCGCATTTGTGGCAAACGATCAGATGTCGCTTGGCGTCTTTCACGGGCTTCGCGATATGGGACTCACCGTTCCGCATGACTTCTCCGTCGTCGGGTACGACGATATTCCCGAGGCTGCACACCTGTCGCCGCCGCTCACGACGATGCGGCAGGACTTCGTGCGTCTTGGCGGCGACGTCATGGCTGCGGTGCTGGCTCAGCTGTCGGACGACGCTGTTGCGCCGCAGAGTGCGATTGTTCCGCAACTCATTGTGCGTGATTCCGCGGCGAAAGCTCGCCGACCGTAGCCTCGCCCCCGGTCAGGCGTGAACCCAGACCTCTGTTCCTGTCTGTGCAAAGTAGTACATGTCTTTTGCCGCGGCGATCGTCATGTTCACGCATCCGTGGCTCATCATGGCACCCGGGCCGAAGTTGTTGTGCCAATAGGTGCCGTGGAAGCCCTGGTCGCCGTTGAAGTATGTGATCCACGGTACGTCTTTGGTGCAGTAGTCGTACCCGGGCACACAGCCCATGTCTTGCGTTGTGAGCTGTCCGTAGACGGTGAAGTGCCCTTCATCCGTAGGTGTCGACGGTTTTCCGATGGCGACGGCATAGGTGGCGACGACTTTCTTGTTCTCGTACATGATCACCTTGCCGGCGCTCTTGTCGACCTCGACGCTGCGGAAGAGCTCGATCGTCTCGGCAGCATCCGTCGTTACTGCAAGCTGATAGTTGCCATTGCCCGAGGCGAGCTGCTCGGCAAACGCCGCTGCGATGCCGTCGGTGCTCTCAAGAGTCCAGCCGTCAGCGCCCTCCTGGATCGTGCGGAGATGGGTGCCGGCGGAGTTCGTCACAACCTTCTCGTCCACGGCGGCGCGGTTCACTTTCTCGGGGAGGCCTTCCACAACCTTCTCGATCGCTGCTTCGTCTGCGTAGACGTGAACGGCGTCATCGACGTTCTCGACGGTGAGCCACGATGCGACGGTGGCAGGCTTGACCCCAACGACCTTCTCGTCGTCAATGTAGAAGCCAGCGGACGTGAGCATTGTATTGAGCGCGTCGGCCTCTGTCTGGGCGATCGCGGTCGTAATGGGTGGCTGCACATCATCGAACGTGGCGCTGACGGCGATGTCGTCGCCGTTCACGCCTTTGCTGAGCACAGAGGAGAGCTCTGAGGCGAATGCCGTGAAGTCGAGGCCGGTGCCGACGACGGCGTCGACCGCCGAGTAGGCGACAGCTTTCGGGTCGTAGCTGATCGATGCGTTCTCAGGAATCGTGAAGACATCGGGAGCGGCGGAGCGCAGGGCGTCGAGCGCTTTGTCTGCATCCACGTTGATGGTCACCGGAACTGGGCCTGAATTCCAGGTGGAGATGTTCCAGAGCGGGCGTGAGTCGTGCGCTGCGCTGGCGATTGTCGTGGCATCAACGGTGAGCCCGAGTTCGGCACCAGTCAATGTCACGCTGTCAGAGTTGCCCGTGATGGTAATTTTGCTTGCGGCCAGCTGGTCCGAGACTGCCTCGGCGGCGAGGTCGGCGGTGTGCCAGCCGACGGTGGCCCCTGCGGCGCTCACACCGGGTGCGATCAGCAGAACCGAGCTCACGGCGGCTGCAGCGACGATGACTCCGCCGGGAATGCCGATGCCGAGCCCCAGGCGCAGCCCGCGGCGCTTACGCCGCGTCTTCGTTGCGTCATTGATCGACAGGGCAGTCGTGCCCTTTCCCGCCGATGTGCTCATTTTCTCCCCCAGAGGCGCGCAAAACGTGCGCGCTGCCGCCTTCCTATGATATGTGGCCATTCCTGGGAACATGGCATTTCTCGGTTACGAAGTGAAAACAATCGGTGAAATCGCTGGATGGCCCTCAGCGTCCGCAGCGCGAAGCTAATCGCAACATTTGGCCAAATGTAAAGATGCTTCGGAAACACGGAGTCATCTCGCAGAAACATTGCGACACATACCGTCACGGCCCGGAAAACTGACGTAGCTTCGAGCCATCGGAGGGCACAGAATGACGGCACGCAGCTTCCCGAGGGCAACGATCCTCGGCTATCCGCGCATCGGCCGAAGGCGAGAGCTCACCAAGGCGCTCGATGAGCGCTGGGCCGGGCGGCTCACCGCGCGCGAGTTCGACGCGACAGCGACGGCGATTCGGTCGTCGATCCGCGAACGCCTCGTCGGGCTGGGGCTTGGGCGCGACGACTCGTCGATCCCTGAATCGTTCTCTCTCTATGACCACGTGCTCGACGCTGCCGTCACGGTGGGAGCGATTCCCCGGCGTTTCGATGATGTGGTGAATGCGCGGGAAGACGAGAGTGGCGCTGCCTTCGCGCTCGCCCGCGGGCACGGCGATGCCTCGCCGCTCGCCATGACAAAATGGTTTGACACCAACTATCACCACCTCGTACCCGAGATCGGTCCTGACACTCGGTTCCGAGCGTCGAGTAATCGCCTCATAAGGGACTTCATCGAGGCACGAGCCTCGGGCTTCATCACGCGCCCGACGATCGTCGGCCCGGTCACCCTGCTCCTGCTCAGCAAAGCGGAAATCGACGCACCTGAAGGCTTTCTGCCGTTCTCACGCCTTGCCGACCTTGTTCCCGCGTATGCGCGGCTGCTTTCAGATCTGAGTCATGCTGGTGCAGAGTGGGTGCAGCTCGATGAGCCGGCGCTCGTCAGCGATGCCGTCGCGGACGACGCGGATCGCCTGCTCGCCGCTGTCGAGGCGGCGTACCGCGAGTTGGGAGCCGCCACAGAGAGGCCGCGCCTGTTTGTTTCGACAGCATACGGTGACATCGGCGGCGCTCTCGCTTCGCTCGCTGCAACGCCCGTCGAGGCAATTGGGCTCGACCTCGTGCATGGAACGATTCCGAGTCGCATCGACAGCGGCACACGTGCTCGCCTGGCAGACAAAGCTCTTGTCGCCGGCGTGATTGACGGGCGCTCGGTTTGGCGCGGGGACCTCGAGGCTGCCCTCACGACGGCTGCGGACGTGCGTCGCCTGACACGATCCGTCGCGGTCTCGACGTCGACGAGCCTCGTCCACGTTCCACACGACGTCTCGCTCGAGCAGCACCTCGAGCCCCGCCTCAGCACCTGGCTCTCGTTTGCAGACCAGAAGGTGCAGCAGGTCGGCGTCGTCGGACGCGGCCTCGCGAGCGGATCCTCGAGCGTGCGCGGCGAGCTCGACGCAGCATCCGCCGCGTTCTCAGACCGTCTCAATGCGCCGGGCGTGCGCAATCAGGCGGTACGGGCACGCGTTTCCCTTCTCGGCGCGAGGGACCGTTACCGTGTTTCTTGGAACCAGAGACGCGAAGTGCAAAAGCGTGAGCTCGCACTTCCACTGCTGCCGACGACGACGATCGGGTCATTTCCTCAAACCGACCGAATTCGGCGGGCCCGCACTCGTTATCTCGGTGGTTTCGACAGCGCAGAGACCTACGTGACGTTCATCAAGAACGAGATCGCCGACGTGATCGCCCTGCAAGAAGAGCTTGGTCTTGATGTTCTGGTGCACGGCGAACCCGAGCGCAACGATATGGTGCAGTACTTTGCGGAGAACCTCGAGGGGTTCGAGGTGACACTGCACGGGTGGGTGCAGTCATACGGCAGCTTATGCACACGCCCGCCGATCCTCTGGGGAGACGTGTCACGACTCGCACCTATCACCGTTGGCTGGTCGCGCTACGCACAAAGCCTCACGAGCAAACCAGTGAAGGGGATGCTGACGGGGCCCGTCACGATTCTCGCGTGGTCGTTCGTGCGCGACGATCAACCACTCAGCGATACCGCCGTGCAGCTTGCGCTGGCTCTTCGCGACGAGATCGCAGACCTTGAGGCCGCGGGAATCGGCATTATTCAAATCGATGAGCCTGCTCTGCGTGAGATGCTGCCGCTGCGCGGCGTCGATCACGAGCACTACGTTGCGTGGTCCGTTGGGGCGTTTCGACTGGCGACGGCGGCGGCGAAGCCCGAAACCCAGATTCACACGCACCTCTGCGCGTCGCACTTCGGTGTGGTGCTCGACGCGATCAAGGGGCTCGATGCCGATGTGACGAGCATCGAGTCGGCGCACAGCCGCATGGAGATTGTCGACGACATCGCGGCATCCGGATTCGACCACGATATTGGGCCCGGCATCTACGACATCCATTCGCCGCGCGTGCCGAGCGTCGACGAGGTGACGAAGCTGCTGGTCCGCGCGGCCGAAGTCGTCGACATCGACCGGCTCTGGGTGAACCCGGATTGCGGACTCAAGACCCGCGGATACCAGGAAGCGACAGCATCGCTTCGCAACGTACTCGAGGCTGCAACTCGGGTTCGTCAACGCGTCGTCGAGCAGCGGGCAGCGTCAGCCTCGGCGGGGTGACCGATAGCGCAAGGTCACTGCGGCTGGGCCGCGGCGCTCTCACGCAGCCACGTTCGCAGGGTCTCCGCCTCGGCTGGCAGCAGCGAGGGGTCGTCGTTCGGAACAAACTCGAGCAGCGCGTCGGTGATGCGGGGGAGGGATGCCGCGTGAGCGAACACACGCTGCCAGAGGTTACTCCGCTCGTGAAGGCGCAGGCGCTCGGCGACGGGCCACCACGAGAAGACGTGCAGCGTCGACACCCACGGTGCCACGACGTCGAGTTCGGCGAGAGCCGCATCATCTGCCGCCCCCTGCGTGGGTTGCCAGTACGACGAAAGCTGCGGGCGATCGACGCTCTCAAGCAGAGTCCGCGCAGAGTCTGCGGTGTCGGTGAGCGTTCGTCCGTGGTACTCCAGTGCAAGCTCGATGCCCCGAGACGAAGCCTGATCCACGGCATCCTGCAGTCGCGCAATGACGCGGGCGCGTTCCGTCTCGTCAGCATCCGCTGAGCCCACGGCGCCGGCCCACACGCGCACACGCGGCGCGCCGACAGTGCCCGCGGCATCGAGCAACGGTTCGATCGTCTCGTTGTCACCGCATCGGTAGTAGCCACCGAGTGACGCGACGGCGAGTCCCGCAGCGCGCGTGCGCTCGCCGATGTGCGCAGCCGCGGCGTCGTCGCCCAGCGTCACGTGCTCACCGTCACCCGTGCCCCACTCGATCGAGTCAAGCTCCGCTGCGACGGCGGCCTCGATGACGGCGTCTGCACTGAGCTGCCGAAATGTCACGGAACACAGCCCCGCGCGAATATACGGCGTCATACAGCTCCTCTTATCTTTTGCGGATTGCAGCCCTCGTGCCCAGCGTATGCAGGTGCGGAACGGTCCGGTGAAATTAGGGGCCAACTTTTGCTATCGATTACCGGCCGGAGATAGCAAAAGTTGGTCCCCGATTCGGGGGCGGGCCTGCTCGGTGTGGAGCAGTGGGAGCCACGACATCAGAGCGGCGTCAGGGCAGCTGCGGCGCCACGGCGGCGTCAAACGCGGTCGCCGTGCGAGCGGCCGCCGTCGCGGCATCCGTGTCCCAGATCTGCTGATTGAAGATCTCCACCTCGATGTCGCCTGTGTAGCCCGCGTCGAGAACGGCGCGCGTCATCGGTGCGAAGTCGATGACGCCGTCGCCAGGGTAGTGACGCGAGAGCAGTACGTCGGCAGGCAGTGGCGTCGCCCAGTCGCACACCTGATAGCTGGCGATGCGCCCGCCCGCCCCGGCGCGCGCAATCTGCGTGAGCACGTCGGGATCCCACCAGATGTGGAACGTATCGACAACGACGCCGACCGCCTCAGCGGGAAACTGCTCGGAGATGTCGAGCGCCTGTCCCAACGTCGAGACGACAGCCCGATCTGACACGTACATCGGGTGCAGCGGTTCAATGGCGAGCTGCACCCCTGTAGCAAGCGCATGGTCAACGAGCTCGGCAATCGCGTGGCCCACGCGTTCACGCGCACCGATAAGATCGCGAGACGCATCGGGCAGCCCTCCGGCCACCAGAACGAGAACCGCGCGCGAGCCTTCTGCACCGGCATCCGCCATGGCGGCAGTCTCGTCGATCGCCGCTTTGTTGTCGTCGATCGCACGGCGTCGCTCCGGTCCCTCGAGCGGGGTGAAGAATCCGCCGCGGCACATGCTCGAGACCCGCAGGCCCGAGTCACGGACGAGAGCCGTCGCGGCATCCATTCCCGTGTGCTGCACGGGCTCGCGCCAGAGCCCGATTGAGCGGTAACCGGCATCGCTGGTGACGCGCAGGGCGGTCGCCAGATCGGCGTACTTGATCGTCGCCTGGTTGAGCGAGAGTAGCGGATGCGTCATGCGGTGACTCCATTCACGGCGAGAAGATCGTTCCAGCGGGCTGCCGCGAGCTCCGGACGCTCGAGAGCACCCGAGTCGTTTGCTCGGCGGACGATCTCAGACAGGTGCGGCAGGCTGCGCGCCGAGTGCAGGCCGGCGACCATCGAGAAGGCGGCCTGGTGTCCATTGAGCCACGACATGAAGGCGACGCCCGTCTTGTAAAAGAAGGTGGGCGAGGCGAAAATCTGCTGAGAGAGGGCCTCGGTCGGGGTCAGGATGCTGCGATACCTCTCAACCTTCCCGTCGTCCAACGCCTGAATCGCAGCGGATGCCGAGGGCGCGACAGCCGCAAATGCACCCAGAAGCGCATCGGAGTGCCCCTGGTCGTCTCCGTCGATGAGCCGGGCGTAGTTGAAGTCGTCTCCCGTGAACATTGTGGTGTGCACCGGAAGGCGCCGTCGCACCGCGATCTCGGCGTCGGCATCGAGCAGGCTCATCTTCACTCCGGAGACGCGTCCGTCGCTCGCCTCGATAATGCGCAGAAGAGTGTCGGATGCTGGTTCCCAGCCGTTTGCTCCGAAGTAGCCGGCCAGCTGGGGATCGAATGCTTCGCCGAGCCAGTGCAGCACGACGGGCGTCGATGCTGCGGCGAGCACTTCGGAGTAGACGCGCTCGTAGTCGCTCGCGGACGTGGCTGTGCGCGCGAGGTGACGGCTGCACATGAGCACGACTCCGGCGCCGGCATCCTCCGTGAAGTGAAGCTGTTCCTTATATGCGTCGATGATCTGCTCGAGAGTGATCATCTCATCGTCGACGTGGTCGGTGTTCACACCGGCGACGAGCGCGCCGCCCACAGAACGCGCTTCGGCAGCGCTGCGCGTGATGAGCTCGCGTGTCGCGGCGGCATCCAGACCCATGTTTCTCTGGGCGGTGTCCATGGCGTCAGCGACGCCGAGTCCCCACGACCACACGTGGTGGCGAAAGGCGAGTGTGGCATCCCAGTCGATTTCGGCCGGTTGCCCCGGCGTATTGTCTGCCCAAGCGTGTGGAATCACATGTGCTGCCGCGTATGCGGTGCGCGAGGTGAGGGCGTGCTTCGGCTTGCGGTAATCGGGGGCGTCGTTCACGGGCACAGACGTGGTCGCGCCGGTGGTGTCGAGAAGCGTGAAGTCGGTCATTGTCGCGTCACAGGCTCACGGTCGGAAGCGTGATGCGCCTGCCCTCGGCAGAGCTCTTTAGTCCCTCTTCGGCGAGCAGTACACCGCGGGCGCCAGAGAGGAAGTCGAACTCATTGGGGGCATCCTCGAGCACATGGCGCAGAAACTCCTCCCACTGCACCTTGAAGCCATTCTCGAATTCGTCGTTGGACGGCA
The Paramicrobacterium chengjingii DNA segment above includes these coding regions:
- the yjfF gene encoding galactofuranose ABC transporter, permease protein YjfF, with translation MTLTRKNSTPLPTDVERSRWGLHSIRDVFTNPKYGPVIVTGLLLIGMFVYGMSQYRGFNNPQIVVNLLIDNAHLVVLAVGMTFVILTAGIDLSVGAVLALATMMAASLAQSGLPAGVIIPIILVATTGLGFLVGVMVHYFDIQPFIATLAAMFLARGLCYVISAKSISIDAPFFTVLGQTRLKFLGLSVTPSVIIAIVVVIIAVVVLRYTRFGRTVYAIGGSEQSAQLMGLPVARTKVIVYAISGFCSGLAGVLYTFYTLSGYALTAVGTELDAIAAVVIGGTLLTGGYGSVLGSVLGVLVLGTIQTLITFDGNLTSWWTKIFIGALLLIFIVLQKILTLRRA
- a CDS encoding LacI family DNA-binding transcriptional regulator, with product MIADDGKTRAATIFDVARLAGVSHQTVSRVLNDLPNVRASTRERVEKAIAQLRYTPSQAARALVTRRSRTIGLIQTGGPDYGPATTLLHFNEAAREARYAVSIASMLEADAAALRSAAELLLRQNVEAIVLIAATVKDIASLAHEELGVPLVVVAPHEEGNAATVAIDHYAGARAAVAHLAELGHTEIRHVAGPEESLDARERMRGWRDELSARGLVATAVLSGDWSPSSGYEHGRTLGASTATAAFVANDQMSLGVFHGLRDMGLTVPHDFSVVGYDDIPEAAHLSPPLTTMRQDFVRLGGDVMAAVLAQLSDDAVAPQSAIVPQLIVRDSAAKARRP
- a CDS encoding L,D-transpeptidase family protein, encoding MSTSAGKGTTALSINDATKTRRKRRGLRLGLGIGIPGGVIVAAAAVSSVLLIAPGVSAAGATVGWHTADLAAEAVSDQLAASKITITGNSDSVTLTGAELGLTVDATTIASAAHDSRPLWNISTWNSGPVPVTINVDADKALDALRSAAPDVFTIPENASISYDPKAVAYSAVDAVVGTGLDFTAFASELSSVLSKGVNGDDIAVSATFDDVQPPITTAIAQTEADALNTMLTSAGFYIDDEKVVGVKPATVASWLTVENVDDAVHVYADEAAIEKVVEGLPEKVNRAAVDEKVVTNSAGTHLRTIQEGADGWTLESTDGIAAAFAEQLASGNGNYQLAVTTDAAETIELFRSVEVDKSAGKVIMYENKKVVATYAVAIGKPSTPTDEGHFTVYGQLTTQDMGCVPGYDYCTKDVPWITYFNGDQGFHGTYWHNNFGPGAMMSHGCVNMTIAAAKDMYYFAQTGTEVWVHA
- the metE gene encoding 5-methyltetrahydropteroyltriglutamate--homocysteine S-methyltransferase, translating into MTARSFPRATILGYPRIGRRRELTKALDERWAGRLTAREFDATATAIRSSIRERLVGLGLGRDDSSIPESFSLYDHVLDAAVTVGAIPRRFDDVVNAREDESGAAFALARGHGDASPLAMTKWFDTNYHHLVPEIGPDTRFRASSNRLIRDFIEARASGFITRPTIVGPVTLLLLSKAEIDAPEGFLPFSRLADLVPAYARLLSDLSHAGAEWVQLDEPALVSDAVADDADRLLAAVEAAYRELGAATERPRLFVSTAYGDIGGALASLAATPVEAIGLDLVHGTIPSRIDSGTRARLADKALVAGVIDGRSVWRGDLEAALTTAADVRRLTRSVAVSTSTSLVHVPHDVSLEQHLEPRLSTWLSFADQKVQQVGVVGRGLASGSSSVRGELDAASAAFSDRLNAPGVRNQAVRARVSLLGARDRYRVSWNQRREVQKRELALPLLPTTTIGSFPQTDRIRRARTRYLGGFDSAETYVTFIKNEIADVIALQEELGLDVLVHGEPERNDMVQYFAENLEGFEVTLHGWVQSYGSLCTRPPILWGDVSRLAPITVGWSRYAQSLTSKPVKGMLTGPVTILAWSFVRDDQPLSDTAVQLALALRDEIADLEAAGIGIIQIDEPALREMLPLRGVDHEHYVAWSVGAFRLATAAAKPETQIHTHLCASHFGVVLDAIKGLDADVTSIESAHSRMEIVDDIAASGFDHDIGPGIYDIHSPRVPSVDEVTKLLVRAAEVVDIDRLWVNPDCGLKTRGYQEATASLRNVLEAATRVRQRVVEQRAASASAG
- a CDS encoding sugar phosphate isomerase/epimerase family protein translates to MTPYIRAGLCSVTFRQLSADAVIEAAVAAELDSIEWGTGDGEHVTLGDDAAAAHIGERTRAAGLAVASLGGYYRCGDNETIEPLLDAAGTVGAPRVRVWAGAVGSADADETERARVIARLQDAVDQASSRGIELALEYHGRTLTDTADSARTLLESVDRPQLSSYWQPTQGAADDAALAELDVVAPWVSTLHVFSWWPVAERLRLHERSNLWQRVFAHAASLPRITDALLEFVPNDDPSLLPAEAETLRTWLRESAAAQPQ
- a CDS encoding sugar phosphate isomerase/epimerase family protein, which translates into the protein MTHPLLSLNQATIKYADLATALRVTSDAGYRSIGLWREPVQHTGMDAATALVRDSGLRVSSMCRGGFFTPLEGPERRRAIDDNKAAIDETAAMADAGAEGSRAVLVLVAGGLPDASRDLIGARERVGHAIAELVDHALATGVQLAIEPLHPMYVSDRAVVSTLGQALDISEQFPAEAVGVVVDTFHIWWDPDVLTQIARAGAGGRIASYQVCDWATPLPADVLLSRHYPGDGVIDFAPMTRAVLDAGYTGDIEVEIFNQQIWDTDAATAAARTATAFDAAVAPQLP
- a CDS encoding DUF993 family protein — protein: MTDFTLLDTTGATTSVPVNDAPDYRKPKHALTSRTAYAAAHVIPHAWADNTPGQPAEIDWDATLAFRHHVWSWGLGVADAMDTAQRNMGLDAAATRELITRSAAEARSVGGALVAGVNTDHVDDEMITLEQIIDAYKEQLHFTEDAGAGVVLMCSRHLARTATSASDYERVYSEVLAAASTPVVLHWLGEAFDPQLAGYFGANGWEPASDTLLRIIEASDGRVSGVKMSLLDADAEIAVRRRLPVHTTMFTGDDFNYARLIDGDDQGHSDALLGAFAAVAPSASAAIQALDDGKVERYRSILTPTEALSQQIFASPTFFYKTGVAFMSWLNGHQAAFSMVAGLHSARSLPHLSEIVRRANDSGALERPELAAARWNDLLAVNGVTA